Within Primulina tabacum isolate GXHZ01 chromosome 5, ASM2559414v2, whole genome shotgun sequence, the genomic segment GCTGGAAACCACTGTCATTACTTTCATTAGATCCATTCATTTCGAGGCTTGGCGTGTGGTCACTTCTAAAAGCACAAGAATCTGCAGtgatgatatgagattgagatgcCTTGGAACCGTGTTCctacaattttatcagttgtgtATGAGTAAATGATCGTTCCTTTTTTTAAACGTCTAACGATATGTTTACTCAAGCATGTTGCATGTGCATTCTTTGTTTAAAACTCAGACATGCCGACGAGCTTTACTGgtatacaaattaaataaataaagtaaTGCATTACCAGAATTACTTGGCGATTGAAgactattttgaaaataaaaaagcaTGCTTACCAATTCTTCATTTAGAATTTTCAAAGCTTCATAGTTAATTCTTGAACTTCGCCTCTGAAGAAAAGAATTCTGTCATACTCGTAACATAATAAAAACTGGCAAAAAACACAATCCACAAACCACCGCAATCCAAGTAAAAATATATAAGCATCATGATATTTAATCTAATTCCATGAATATATCATAAGATTGCAACTTCTTTAGattccatttttttttattcatagAGCATTTATCATGAATTACATAGCAATCATAGAATGGAGCTCCAAACTATGAAAAATATCATCGTTAAGCATAAACTAACTGTTGACTTCACTTTCTCCATGGTTTTAGCAGCTTTCTTGAGTGGGGCacctttctttctttcagctgCCTTCTCCTGTTTCTTTGGGAGAAATTTATCAGATATGTAAATTGGCAGCGAAAAAGAATAAAAGCAGAGAAGAAGGAATGAGAAATTACATTTACATATTTTCCATTGATAGCTTCCCATAACATCCTTTTATAAAGCATCTCCTCCTTGGTGTTGAGATATCTACTAACCTAAACAGCATTAAATGTAAGGACCAGTCAAATGCTGACATTAATCCAGAAATAGGCACCAATAGAACTtgaatttaatgatttattggaAAGAGACTTTCAAAAGGCTTAGATATAAAAGAAGAATTTATCAAAGAGACAAAATGCAATTGAACATGAGCAATTGTAAAAATGGATGCATACATTTAACTAAAGTGGTAGAACGTAAGCAAAATGGATGGGTATGAATTATTGAAGCATATACCTCAGCATCATCAATATCAGAAAGGCTGTCTGACGCATGGTTATTGGTTCGGCTTCTCCTCTGCTTGAACCTTTTTACAACCCCAGAAATGCCTTTATTGATTTCAGGATGTCCAGTTGAAGCACCTGGAAGATTTAACTTGGAATGTAAGTGAAGAAGTTCTCAAGTCAGCAACTATATTTCtaacaaaaatattttgcacAACAACTAACATGAGCACATCATTGTTGAAAAAGCAGCTACATTTACCATTAGGTTCCCTCAGATTGAGGGATCCACATGAAACAGCATCCACAACTTCTCCACATGAAGGTTTACTTCTTCCTAcctaaatatttttattcaaacaaaGTTAAGATAAACAAGCATTTTCTAACATTTTTTGCATTAAACCTGGTAGAAATAGAGCAACAATTTTTCATACATGCAAGGGAATAATACTTAAGGACATATCAGCTCTGGCCACAAATCTCATCTTCTAATTATCTCTTTTATGTTCCTCAAGGACAGGTAAGATAGCTCAAGCTAGCATACCTAGATAACCATGACTATTTAAAGAGAGAAGGAAATCATTATATGAAATAGCAGGTCTGGATTCCGAAATTCATACATACAGTTTGACAACCAAAAAAGAGTTAATTTGAGAGCTCTGAGCGCACAACAAAAGAAGTTACTTCTGAGAATGCTTATTTCTACAGTCTCGTAATAATGCATTATTCTAACAATCAACTACTGAAATTCTCACGAACTTATTAAGAATAGAAGCAATTGACTGCAGAAACTCTTTTACAGTGAGTTACTGAATAAAGTATTGTTATACCTTCTTGCTTCAAACATATAATAGTACAAAATATCAGCAACGCAACTCAATCACATATAAGCAATTCCATATCACATCGTCTATAACGACCAAACTTTATTGCATCTTATCAGATTTGATCAAAGAAACTGAAAATATATGCGATATTGGAAACGCAAACCACTTGAAAAATCAGAACATTGAATCGAACTATTCGTTACAAAAATTTTATCGAATAGAAAGCACATTGTGAAAATCAAACGATGAATTTCTCATGCAGAAAAGGAATTTGGCGTACCGGAGATTCCGATTTGTGCGTAATATCCATTGGATAGCGCTTCCACAAACTTCGTACGAAAGAATGAACCCTGGATGGCGGTGTAGTTGGGcttggcatatatatataaatctagATTGAACTGTATTGCTTACAAAACCTGTGGAATAGAGGTGTTCTAAACCATCACATTATTCTAAACCAGCTTCTCTGCTTTCTTGGAAGAATCTGATCCATTGACGGATGTACAAGTTCCAAACCTACATTTGAACCGTGCGACCGAattttttttcacaaaataaGTAAATTTTATTTGCTCTGAAGAGGCTACTATAGAGGTCTAATAGCATAAACAGCTCTCCTGAAAACCCACTCAACACAGATGAAAGTAATTTCTCCGAATAGCAAAATAACAGCAATTCCTGCGGGAAAAAACTTAGAAGTTGAACAGCAAAAACGTTTAATCATCATGAAATAACCCTATATGGTTGCTTCGTTAGAAACAAATGAAACATGAAAGAAGAGTCGCAGTGAATAGAGAAGATTGATAAAGTAATTTCTAATTTTAATTTCAGAATTCTAAAAGGGTGCATCTTGAAGCTCCCAGTAACTAACCTAGAGCTTAATCCGGAAACAACCGTCAAATACTAAACACAGtggggaaaaaaaaaagtttacaGGTTTCAACCGGTATTGATTCTGAACTCAAGAAATAATAAACAAGTGAAGAGAATGTTAGAaagaaggaaaagaaaaaagaggaGCTCAGCCTTTTCAACCGGGCCCACAGGtttctttattttgtttgttgcGGTGGAGGGCCCAGAACAACACACGTATATTTTTGGTGACCGGCCACCGTACAGGCCCATTTCAACTTTTTTGTGCTTTCATATATGTAGATATGcttaaaattctttaaatgattatatgata encodes:
- the LOC142547414 gene encoding uncharacterized protein LOC142547414 isoform X5; amino-acid sequence: MPSPTTPPSRVHSFVRSLWKRYPMDITHKSESPVGRSKPSCGEVVDAVSCGSLNLREPNGASTGHPEINKGISGVVKRFKQRRSRTNNHASDSLSDIDDAEVSRYLNTKEEMLYKRMLWEAINGKYVNEKAAERKKGAPLKKAAKTMEKVKSTRRSSRINYEALKILNEELEHGSKASQSHIITADSCAFRSDHTPSLEMNGSNESNDSGFQPEMSYDEENETSAPHTGDFYGQYGDEHDTGDFYNRYGDENHSDDYFLFD
- the LOC142547414 gene encoding uncharacterized protein LOC142547414 isoform X7 → MRFVARADMSLSIIPLHVGRSKPSCGEVVDAVSCGSLNLREPNGASTGHPEINKGISGVVKRFKQRRSRTNNHASDSLSDIDDAEVSRYLNTKEEMLYKRMLWEAINGKYVNKQEKAAERKKGAPLKKAAKTMEKVKSTVSRRSSRINYEALKILNEELEHGSKASQSHIITADSCAFRSDHTPSLEMNGSNESNDSGFQPEMSYDEENETSAPHTGDFYGQYGDEHDTGDFYNRYGDENHSDDYFLFD
- the LOC142547414 gene encoding uncharacterized protein LOC142547414 isoform X6, with translation MPSPTTPPSRVHSFVRSLWKRYPMDITHKSESPVGRSKPSCGEVVDAVSCGSLNLREPNGASTGHPEINKGISGVVKRFKQRRSRTNNHASDSLSDIDDAEVSRYLNTKEEMLYKRMLWEAINGKYVNKAAERKKGAPLKKAAKTMEKVKSTRRSSRINYEALKILNEELEHGSKASQSHIITADSCAFRSDHTPSLEMNGSNESNDSGFQPEMSYDEENETSAPHTGDFYGQYGDEHDTGDFYNRYGDENHSDDYFLFD
- the LOC142547414 gene encoding uncharacterized protein LOC142547414 isoform X4; the protein is MPSPTTPPSRVHSFVRSLWKRYPMDITHKSESPVGRSKPSCGEVVDAVSCGSLNLREPNGASTGHPEINKGISGVVKRFKQRRSRTNNHASDSLSDIDDAEVSRYLNTKEEMLYKRMLWEAINGKYVNKAAERKKGAPLKKAAKTMEKVKSTVSRRSSRINYEALKILNEELEHGSKASQSHIITADSCAFRSDHTPSLEMNGSNESNDSGFQPEMSYDEENETSAPHTGDFYGQYGDEHDTGDFYNRYGDENHSDDYFLFD
- the LOC142547414 gene encoding uncharacterized protein LOC142547414 isoform X3, yielding MPSPTTPPSRVHSFVRSLWKRYPMDITHKSESPVGRSKPSCGEVVDAVSCGSLNLREPNGASTGHPEINKGISGVVKRFKQRRSRTNNHASDSLSDIDDAEVSRYLNTKEEMLYKRMLWEAINGKYVNKQEKAAERKKGAPLKKAAKTMEKVKSTRRSSRINYEALKILNEELEHGSKASQSHIITADSCAFRSDHTPSLEMNGSNESNDSGFQPEMSYDEENETSAPHTGDFYGQYGDEHDTGDFYNRYGDENHSDDYFLFD
- the LOC142547414 gene encoding uncharacterized protein LOC142547414 isoform X1 — its product is MPSPTTPPSRVHSFVRSLWKRYPMDITHKSESPVGRSKPSCGEVVDAVSCGSLNLREPNGASTGHPEINKGISGVVKRFKQRRSRTNNHASDSLSDIDDAEVSRYLNTKEEMLYKRMLWEAINGKYVNKQEKAAERKKGAPLKKAAKTMEKVKSTVSRRSSRINYEALKILNEELEHGSKASQSHIITADSCAFRSDHTPSLEMNGSNESNDSGFQPEMSYDEENETSAPHTGDFYGQYGDEHDTGDFYNRYGDENHSDDYFLFD
- the LOC142547414 gene encoding uncharacterized protein LOC142547414 isoform X2, producing the protein MPSPTTPPSRVHSFVRSLWKRYPMDITHKSESPVGRSKPSCGEVVDAVSCGSLNLREPNGASTGHPEINKGISGVVKRFKQRRSRTNNHASDSLSDIDDAEVSRYLNTKEEMLYKRMLWEAINGKYVNEKAAERKKGAPLKKAAKTMEKVKSTVSRRSSRINYEALKILNEELEHGSKASQSHIITADSCAFRSDHTPSLEMNGSNESNDSGFQPEMSYDEENETSAPHTGDFYGQYGDEHDTGDFYNRYGDENHSDDYFLFD
- the LOC142547414 gene encoding uncharacterized protein LOC142547414 isoform X8, whose translation is MVNVAAFSTMMCSCASTGHPEINKGISGVVKRFKQRRSRTNNHASDSLSDIDDAEVSRYLNTKEEMLYKRMLWEAINGKYVNKQEKAAERKKGAPLKKAAKTMEKVKSTVSRRSSRINYEALKILNEELEHGSKASQSHIITADSCAFRSDHTPSLEMNGSNESNDSGFQPEMSYDEENETSAPHTGDFYGQYGDEHDTGDFYNRYGDENHSDDYFLFD
- the LOC142547414 gene encoding uncharacterized protein LOC142547414 isoform X11, coding for MPSPTTPPSRVHSFVRSLWKRYPMDITHKSESPVGRSKPSCGEVVDAVSCGSLNLREPNGASTGHPEINKGISGVVKRFKQRRSRTNNHASDSLSDIDDAEVSRYLNTKEEMLYKRMLWEAINGKYVNEKAAERKKGAPLKKAAKTMEKVKSTRRSSRINYEALKILNEELILVLLEVTTRQASK
- the LOC142547414 gene encoding uncharacterized protein LOC142547414 isoform X10; protein product: MPSPTTPPSRVHSFVRSLWKRYPMDITHKSESPVGRSKPSCGEVVDAVSCGSLNLREPNGASTGHPEINKGISGVVKRFKQRRSRTNNHASDSLSDIDDAEVSRYLNTKEEMLYKRMLWEAINGKYVNKQEKAAERKKGAPLKKAAKTMEKVKSTRRSSRINYEALKILNEELILVLLEVTTRQASK
- the LOC142547414 gene encoding uncharacterized protein LOC142547414 isoform X9 — its product is MPSPTTPPSRVHSFVRSLWKRYPMDITHKSESPVGRSKPSCGEVVDAVSCGSLNLREPNGASTGHPEINKGISGVVKRFKQRRSRTNNHASDSLSDIDDAEVSRYLNTKEEMLYKRMLWEAINGKYVNKQEKAAERKKGAPLKKAAKTMEKVKSTVSRRSSRINYEALKILNEELILVLLEVTTRQASK